Within Wyeomyia smithii strain HCP4-BCI-WySm-NY-G18 chromosome 2, ASM2978416v1, whole genome shotgun sequence, the genomic segment CGTAATCCCAGACGATCACTTTTGGAACCTTGTCTTCTTTTGCACTCGCGTCGGAGAATTTCGCGTTCTCGTCGACAATGATGTCACGCACCGCAACGATTTGCCGCCTATTGGGGTTCCACACACGATATCCATTTGCACAATATCCGACCAACATCCCTTTCCATGTCTTCTCATCGAGTTTCTTTCGGTGTTCTTTTGGGATGTGCCAGTAAGCGAGCGACCCAAAAACGCGTAGCTTGGAAACGTCAGGTTTCTTGCCTTCCCACACTTCATATGGAGTCACATTTGAATCAAGAACACTACATGGGCTTCTGTTCATCAAAAACGTTGCGGTTTGTATCGCTTCCCCCCAAAACACACGATCGACAGCAGAATCGTACAACATGGAACGCGCCTTTTCAACAAGAGTTCATTCGTTCACAGATCCCATTCTGTTCGGGACTGTAGGGCACCGTAAACTCCATTTTTATACCCTTATTTGCACAGAACGAACGCATCTTCTTTGCACGAATATTCGCCGCTATTGTCCGAGCGAAAGCGCGAGATTTTTACTCCGAACTTAGCCGTCACTTGTGCCTCATAAAGCTTAAAACAAACCACCACTTCGTCTTTCGACCGGATCAAGAAAACCATCGTAAATCGCAACCAGTCGTCTACAAAACTCACAAAGTAACGTTCGTCATTCCAACCGGTAGGCGTCACCGGACCACAGACGTCCGAATGAACAATCTCCAGTACACGGCTCGCACGACGCTCTTCACGCAGCGCAAACGGATTTCTTGTTTGTTTCGCAGACACACACGGTTCACAGATCACTGTCGCTTCATCGCTGTGCTTCAACGAAATACCCTTCACAACTTCGCTCTTGATTAGCGACGACAGATTTCGTTCTCCCAAATGGCCATACCGACGATGCCGTAGTTCATAAGCTATGCTTATTTGTCCCGAAAAACACAACATTTCACTACTACCCTGACGCGAGAAGAAATTCAGCTCATATAGTTTATTACGCCTTTCGCCGATGGCTACCACCGTCGATCCTCGAAGAATTTCAACTCGACCATTCGCGAAAACCACTTTCATACCGGCAGACTCAATTTTGCTTATCGAAAACAAATTGCACCTTGTCTCCGGAATGAACAATGCTTGGCTTACTGTTGATTTGACCACTTTTTCTCCGACTACTGACAGAATAGGCACGTCACCGATGTACTTGGCGGTCACCAATTCACCGTTCTTCGCTACGGCTATTTCTATAGGTCTCTCCAAGAGCGAAAGCTTCGAAAACAAGCTTTTGTCATTGCATATGTGCTCGGTGGCACCCGAGTCGACGAACCACTGCACACGAATCATCGGTGGTTCTCGCTAACCATTCTCCATCAAGAACAACACACCATCACCGCTCTGCTCTGCACTAAAAGCCGACGactttactgttttcttctttttctctaACTCGGGGCAGTTCGCAATTCCATGCCCCTCTTTCTGGCAACCGAAGCATTTGAACACTTTCttctttttcagtttcgagttgCATGCGGTGTTACCATTACCACTGAACGCGGCAGAATCGTTCTTCTCTCCATGTGTGTCACTCACTGTGACCGACTTCCTCTTGATCTCTTCATCGAGAAGTCTACACATTACGAACTCCATCGTGATTTGCTCTTCGGGCTGACTCTCGATCGATGTAACAACCGTGTCGTACTCGGCACCCAAAGACAAAAGCAAACGGCacacgacgtcgatatcatcaaTTTGTCCACCAGCCTTTCGAAACAAACGAATGAGTCGGTCGTACTTCACGAAGTAATCCTGCAACGTACCACTTGAGTGGCGCAGCTCGAAAAGCTCGCGATTTAGCTGCATACGCTTGGCAACACTTTTTCTCTCGTAGATTCGAACATACGTATCCCACATCTGTTTCGGAGTGCTTTTCCCTTGAAGCAACTCTAGCTGGTCATCGTGAATACGGGACACTATGAAGGATTTacacttcttatttttcttctgtCGTTCCGCgatatttttcgctttttccTTCTTCACAGCCTCCGTATCCGTCACAAGCACTTTAAACTTCTCTACGTCGTCGATTTCGCTCTCAATACACTCGACCAAGTCATGTTCTTCCAACAAGGTCGTCATGCGAAATTTCCACGAGACGAAGTTTTGGccatcaaagatggcgactctGCGAATCTCTTCATGTGCGGATTCCGCCATTCTGAGTAAAGCCACTTATCACTCCGCGTTTTCAATAGAATCGAAACTTTTACCTTTTCGCGCAATCCGGAACCGActctgggcccataacctaaCAAGGCAACCCAGGAACAACCGGACGTTTCGGAATAAAACGAATAACTCGTTGAATACTGTAAACGCGCCTTTACTATCCAAAGTAATGATATAGAGTGAGTAACAAAAATGGTTTCCGTGAGAGGCACGGGAGAACTCATTGGAAAGGTATCAGTTTATACACTGTGAAAGATTGTTACGCTAATTACACCTCAATAATTAGTCCAAACAGCTTTCAGCGAATGATGAATATCGCTTTAGCAGGATTGACGCCTGAATGTGCGTTTGTGTATATCGACGATATAGTCGTGATTGGATGCTCGATTGATCATCATTTAAACAATCTAGAGCAAATTTTTCAAaggttagggcatcttcagcggtggtccaaatcgttgttttgttctatttttttggaacaaactcaaattcactgctgcaccggtggtgtaagttttgttttataccagatctaaattgaaaaaaaattgaaactggtatacgttttggtctatttttgtcactttttggaacaaggaatagatcgttctaaaaccctttgtacgctaccaataggtgggtcgaatgtcatattttaattgaatacctcatttctagctatttccatataagcgttttgcgagtgttggggaataaacaaaacaaagactttttatgacaattcacaattcatttttgtggcttttctgaagaagaaaatgaacaggtttgtcgtttttggcttcaaggaaaccgaccagcaaaagggggagtTCTGGAAGACCACAACCGTAggctcaactacttggtttgcaaccatcagccaccaggatgacaaatatgttggctattcgccttaattgtattgggactagaggagaacttgagaggccagaaaaatgttcctcgaagacactgaattgaaaacgttcaaaatactggggtgacattgagcattttgtttcgagcaactcgaacaaaactaaatgatcgctggggggcgttatgtttcgtttttcgtattttttgactttgcgggttagatgagccgcaggacaaatgacaatgactgctctgtttaagcttgaagcataactggcagtatgtgacctactcgaaaatagcgaaaattgttcgaatcaagctgcgcaatgccatccaatatcctcaaaacccaaaccaagttttaggaactgcaagattttgaaagattgatgagacgaaaacggaagatgaacacctacgcgatcaaatatttttcgctatccttcgaaaccctacttgtagcaggaattttcgatcataccaatccatgctgagaaatgtcactgacgctcgggtcaaaccgtcaaatccacaaagtcttgtggatacgaagtgtcttgccaaagtaatcgtttaatgtgcgtaaaaattatcgaatttccgtttggtAAAtgttgagtgtttttttttataacaagtctcattaactgatagcatggggtattgaattgttgacagtgtgacagatgtcagcggtttaaaacaacaaaatatacaacaccggtgcggagaacgaaaagttggtctatattagctggttctattcaggtttcgctggtgtaaatctagtataaagttgtttcaaaaatagaccaccgctgaagatgcccttaaggCATTATAATTTGACACTTAACccacaaaaatgcaatttttttaGAACCGAGGTTACTTACTTAGGTCATAAAATAACAAGTAATGGAATTTTAACGGGTGACtctaaatttcaaacaattagaGATTATCCAGAACCTACAAATATAGACGAAGTGCGTCGTTTTGTAGCGTTCTGTAATAATTATCGCAAATTTGTTCCAAATTTTGCGCATATAGCTAATCCTTTAATTAATTTACTAAAAAAGAATACAACATTCTCATGGAACGATGAACGAAGACAGAGCTTCTTACGCCTAAAACGTCATCTCTTATCTCCTAGGATCCTTCAATATCCTGATTTTACAAAAGATTTTATCGTAACAACAGATGCGTCAGATGTTGCATGTGGAGCAATTCTGTCACAGTTACATGGAAGCTACGATTTGCCAATTGCATTCGCTAGCAAAATTTTTACAAAAGGAGAAAAATCCAAACCAGTAATTGAAAAAGAGTTAACTGCCATACATTGGACAATTGACTACTTTAAACCATACCTTTACGGTCGAAGGTTTAAAATTAGAACAGACCACAGACCGTTAGTTTATTGATTTGGTATGTGATTTTACGCGGTCCGAAAAGCGTCGGAGAGAACTACGGAATTTCGTTCGGATGGATAAAACACGCGAGGCACGTTTGAtataataaattcaactgatatATTTCTACTGCCTACAATTGGCTTTTATATGATCGAATAGTGTGAAGCAAGactcaaaaatttaaacaaaaggtATACAAATGAGCAAATTGGAATTATGAGGAGAGATACAGAATTTGGCAATAAAAAGCAATTGGACTACAATAGGCGTCATAGTTCTTGGCAGGCCGTACCTAGATTCCGTCACACCATAAACCGCAAAACCAAATTGCGTTTGAGAATTTCCGCTCCATTCCGTCCTGGCACGTACTCGTCATCATCTAACGGGATGCGCCGTAGTCGTCGTATATCTCGCCGCGTGGCACCATTGGCAATCTTGACGTCCACCACCTTGACGTGGCCATCGGTTCCAGGGAAAGTGCCGATAATGCGGCCCATCGGCCATTGTTAAGACTTTTCGTTGTCGTCCACCAACAGCACAAAATCTCCGACTGAAATATTCGGAGCACAAAATCTCCGACtgaaatagaccaccgctgaagatgcccttaaggCATTATAATTTGACACTTAACccacaaaaatgcaatttttttaGAACCGAGGTTACTTACTTAGGTCATAAAATAACAAGTAATGGAATTTTAACGGGTGACtctaaatttcaaacaattagaGATTATCCAGAACCTACAAATATAGACGAAGTGCGTCGTTTTGTAGCGTTCTGTAATAATTATCGCAAATTTGTTCCAAATTTTGCGCATATAGCTAATCCTTTAATTAATTTACTAAAAAAGAATACAACATTCTCATGAAACGATGAACGAAGACAGAGCTTCTTACGCCTAAAACGTCATCTCTTATCTCCTAGGATCCTTCAATATCCTGATTTTACAAAAGATTTTATCGTAACAACAGATGCGTCAGATGTTGCATGTGGAGCAATTCTGTCACAGTTACATGGAAGCTACGATTTGCCAATTGCATTCGCTAGCAAAATTTTTACAAAAGGAGAAAAATCCAAACCAGTAATTGAAAAAGAGTTAACTGCCATACATTGGACAATTGACTACTTTAAACCATACCTTTACGGTCGAAGGTTTAAAATTAGAACAGACCACAGACCGTTAGTTTATTGATTTGGTATGTGATTTTACGCGGTCCGAAAAGCGTCGGAGAGAACTACGGAATTTCGTTCGGATGGATAAAACACGCGAGGCACGTTTGAtataataaattcaactgatatATTTCTACTGCCTACAATTGGCTTTTATATGATCGAATAGTGTGAAGCAAGactcaaaaatttaaacaaaaggtATACAAATGAGCAAATTGGAATTATGAGGAGAGATACAGAATTTGGCAATAAAAAGCAATTGGACTACAATAGGCGTCATAGTTCTTGGCAGGCCGTACCTAGATTCCGTCACACCATAAACCGCAAAACCAAATTGCGTTTGGGAATTTCCGCTCCATTCCGTCCTGGCACGTACTCGTCATCATCTAACGGGATGCGCCGTAGTCGTCGTATATCTCGCCGCGTGGCACCATTGGCAATCTTGACGTCCACCTCCTTGACGTGGCCATCGGTTCCAGGGAAAGTGCCGATAATGCGGCCCATCGGCCATTGTTAAGACTTTTCGTTGTCGTCCACCAACAGCACAAAATCTCCGACTGAAATATTCGGAGCTGCTTTTTGCCACTTTGCCATGCGCTGAAGGGATAGCACATATTTTTTCTGCCACCGAGCTCGAAACTGTTGTGCGATGCGTTGAACAAACTCCCATCTGCTGAGGGAACCGATATGACGTTCTAACTGATTGATCTCCGGCACAGAATGTAGTGGTCGATCGATGAGAAAATGGGCTGGTGTGAGAGGTTGAGGGTCGTTCGGGTCATTAGAGAGTGGAGAAATCGGCCGAGAGTTCATACAAGCCGAAACTTGCGCGAGAACGGTACTCAGTTCTTCGAATGTGAAACAAGCATCACTACCGATTTTGCTCAAGAAAGTTTTCGCCACCTTCACGCCTGCCTCCCAGAGGCCCCCGTGATGTGGGGATCACGCATCATGAACTTCCACTCGATTCCCTTGTTGGAGAAGAATTCGGTCACTTGATCGTTCCGTTCGGTTTCGTTGATGTGTTGGTATAATTCACGGAACTTTCGGTCTGCTCCCCGAAAGTTGGTAGCGTTGTCCGAGTGAATTCTGCTCGGCAATCCGTATCGGCTGCTAAAACGGGTGAATGCAGCAATGAAGGCAGATGTACTGAGGTCCGACACAGCTTCAAGATGCACGGCACGGGTGCAAAAACACACGAAAAGTGCTATGTAGCCTTTGCTAGATGTAGCGCCACGTGTACGCCGATTGATGATGTCAACAGGCCCAGCATAATCAATGCCGGTGATATAGAAGGGGTGATTCGGTGCTAGGCGATCTACAGGAATCTGTCCCATCAGCTGATGCAATTGTGCAGGTCTTGCACGCATACATTCGACGCAGGATCGACAAGTCTTGCGTGCAGCACTCGTTCCTCCGACAATCCAAAACCGTCGCCGTGCATCACTCAGCAGTGATTGCGGACCACAGTGGAGCTGTTCGTGGTGCTCGTGATGGAGAATGAGTGCGGTGAGGATTGAGTGGCGCGGCAGCAAAATCGGGTGCTTCGTGTTGTAACTTAGCTCTGAAAGTTGCAGCCTACCGTCCACCCTGAGAAGATGTCGTTCATCCAAATAAGGTTTCAACTGGCGAAGTGAGCTGCTACGACTTACTTCACCTTTGCGTTCTAGGCGATTGATCTCTTGTTGGTAATGTTGATTCTGCACGTGTCGTATATAGACTTCCATGGCATTCTCAATCTCTTGGGGCATAAGGTGATTTGATACTCTCTGCTCTCGATGGGAGAAACGTAGCATTCACGCTGTGATCCGCAAAAGAAGCTGTGAATTTGGGTAGTATCGGGCTAGCATGTCGTCGATAAATTGGTTTTCGTATACAACCAAACACGCCACGGCAGTCGATCGTTGCCCCCTTTCCACTTGTCGTTGTTGAGTGGCGTCAAGAGCACAAGTGAGTGTAACTTCGTCGGTGTTGAGTGACTCGATCCAGCCTGGTCCATGCCACCAAAGGGAATTGTTGATAAATTGCTCTGGCAGAGCACCACGTGAGATTACATCGGCTGGGTTGCTGTGTGTATCTACATGATGCCAATTGATTGCAGGTAGGATCGTAGTGATTTCTGTCACCCGGTTGGCAACAAATGTTTTCCATCTCGAAGCTCCTCCGTGAATCCATGCCAGTGCAACAGTTGAATCCGAAAAAGCCCGCACTTCATGGAAATGTATAGGATTTGCCTTCATCACATCGCTATCAGCCGGGACAGAGTCACCGCCGCACATAACTCCAAGCGAGGTAATGTTGTTCGTCCATTCCCAATCGGTGCTGTCTTGGATTTCGCACATAGCAAGTGCGACGATGTATTGCCGCAATCACCGATGACCCGAATGTAGAGGCAAGCTCCCATGGCTCGCTCGGATGCATCACTGTAGCCGTGCAGATAGACGCGAGAGGCTTGACGCATGCCAATCACTCGACGTGGTACCTGTAATAAATTCAGATCGGAAAGGCTTTGCACAGAAACTAACCAATTTTGAACCAACTCACCGGGGGGTGTTTCGTCCCAGTCCACCTTCAGCTCCCACAGTTGGTGCATGACCATTTTCGCTTTAATGACTATCGGGGCTAGTAAGCCTAGGGGGTCGCAAACGCTGGTGATTTGCGAAAGCATGGTCCGCTTTGTGGGCTGAAAGATCTTGTGCGTTGAGCTGGAGAACTGGAATACGTCGCTGCACGGCTGCCAGTGTATGCCAAGAGCCTTGCTGGTGCGAGTGTCGTTGAGTTCGATGGGTAGCTGCATTTCTATATCCTCAGCCGGGATGTCCTGGAGTACTGCTGCACTGTTTGATGTCCACTTCCGCAGGTGGAAACCACCTGAGGCGAAAATCTTCGTCACTTGCAGCCGTAGTAAGACTGCTTCTTCTTCGGAGTCAGCTCCCAACAACACGTCGTCGACGTAGGTGCCTCTTTCTGCATTCCCAACCGCTGTCGGATACTGCTGTCTGTACGATTCCAATAATTGTTGCAGACACTTTGTCGCCAAGTACGATGCGCTCTTCGTCCAATAAGTGACTGTGTTTAATCGGTAGGCCTGCACAGGTTCATTACTATCCCAccgccaaacaatgcacaaataATCGCAATCGGCCAGTTTAATCATACAGTACATTTGCTTGGTATCACCGGCGAAAACAATCAACGGAAAACGAAAGCGAAGAAGAATGTCCACTAGCGAATCTTGCAGTACCGGGCCAGCCATGAGAATATCGTTAAGGGACAAGCCACAGGTAGTCTTCGCTGCAGCATCATAAACAACGCGATATTTTGTGGTGAAACTCGATTCCTTTACCACACAATGATGCGGGAGATAAATAGCATCGTTCGGAGGATTCTCGATGAGTGTCATATGGCCGGACTCAAGGTCAAGCATGGTATTCCAGCTTGAGATGAGGGTTCCGTTGCAACTTTCGCTCGATGTGACTTAGTCGTTTTTCGACAATTTGACGCGAATCACCAAGTAGGCTCGGAGAATCCAGAAACGGTAGCCGTACAATAAATTTTCCATCATCGTCTCGCACGGTGTGCTTGTAAAAATGATCCTCGCAGCATTTTTCCTCGTCGCTAAGATGAGGTGAAACTGGTGCATATTCCTCTAATTCCCAGAATCGTTGCAGTTGCTGGTTCAAGCTGTCGTCAGTGGTGGCTAACAAGCATGTAGTAGTCGTCACTTGTGGTGTGAGATACCGATATCGACCAGCAACCACCCACCCTAACTTAGTGTTTTGCAAAGTGGGCAAGCTGTCGTCAGAGCTCAGTGAAATTTTTCCAGGCTCAAGCAACTGGAAGAAAAGTTCAATGCCAAGAAGCACGCTAATCTTACCGGGGCGATGAAATAGCGGATCGGCCAGGGTGATCGAACCCGGAATGGGCCAACCGTCGGTGTTCGCTGGTTTGATGGGTAGTGTATTTGTAATTTTGTTGAGCACCATGCAAGGTACCGTGGTACGATAGTCGGTGCAGCGCGATTCAACGATGATTTGCACACATTTGTCTGCATGTGCGGGGGTTGATGATATACCTTCCAAATTCATGTCTGCGTCTAACAAATCGAGGCCAAGTTCGTTGCAGAAAGTCTGGCTGATAAAACTTACTTGGGACGCGCAATCCAGAACAGCGCGACATGCGTGGGGGCGTCCATGTTTGTCTAGTACATTAACGGACACAGTGGCTAGTAGTACATTGGAGGCGTCGAATTCAGTAGTGGAATCAAGGGCCGAAATCAAAGATTGGGTGGCCGAACCACCACCTGAGGGAACAGCATTCGATGCGGAAGGAGCTTGGTGATCTTGAGGGGTGAGGGCACAGTGCAACATGGTGTGGTGTAGTAAACCACATTTGCGACAGTTACCCGATTTGCAAGGTTCGCCTGGGTGCTTTCTTAGACAATTGCGGCACAGTCTATGAGAGCTTACTACAGCGAGTCTTTTCTCTGAGCTCATGTGGATGAACTTACCGCACTGGTAGAGAGGATGAGAGGATTTGGCACAAACGTCACAATTTGATGTTGTATTGGTGGCGACGAATGCGGTTGCTCCCTTATACTGCGGCTTAATTGAAAGCTTACTAGCAGCAATAGTTCGTTGTCTAGTAGTCTGAGCAGCTTGCAGAGCGAAACTGCGAGAGTCGATGAATGCGAGAAAAGCTTTCAAAGTGATGCCAGCTTCCTCCATATCAGCAACTTTTTGATACCAAAGCTGCTTGGTTTCGGAATCCAGTTTTCCGATGAGGATGAACAGCAGCCAAGTATCACGATCCTCTCTTCGCATGGCTTGAAGAGCACGAACAACCTCGTCGGAGATGTCATGAACGTAAGCCTTGAGCAGACGGTGACGTTATGGCTTGTTGGTTGAGAAAGCGTTCAATGTGCTTGTGAGCTATCTCGAGCGGTTTATTGTAGCGAGCTTTAAGCTTTGCCAGAGCCGGAGCGTAATTTGCATCTTCAATTTTTAGATGGGAGATAAGCGTTGCAGCCTCTCCAGAGAGATGAGTTTTGAGAAAATACAATTTTTGACTATCCTTGATCGATGGGTTCGAGTCTACCATGCTCTTGAATAAATCGATAAAAGACTGCCACTCGAGATAGTTCCCAGCGAAGGGAAGAAGGTTCATGCGGGGCAGCTTGAGATCGGACAGCGGTATGGGATCGTGGGCATTATCAGCAACAGCAGTGGGTGCACTAGCGCCAGCAGCCATTCTACCCGCCATCATACGGAGTAACTCTGCTTGCTGCTGGGCAAGTTGGTTAATTATTTCACTCTGCGGCGGAGATCGCTCTTCTTGACTGCGATCGCGATTCTGCACCGCTTTTAGCACTTTCGCAAGGCGATTTTTCAGTCCAATGTAAGCGCGTTCAAAATTGCACTGATTTTGCACAGCGTCTGTACAAAATGCAGCCCAAATATCACCGAGCACTTCGAGTTCCGTTTGCACTTCGGTCTCTTCAGCCGCTTCTGTCTCTAATTTTTTCACTGCTTCGGCCACACGTTTGATACGTGGCTCGATAGATTTTTGTTCGCGGATTAACTTTTCCATCGTGAAAATCACGTAGTTCACACTTCGAAACTTTTCGTTCCACAAAAGGACAGTATTTCGATCACTGTGTCACAGATCGGCAGAAGCACTAAATGACCGTAGAATTGGCGGGCAACGAGGCCAATTGCACGCGACACTTGGTTGATCGGCACTATGCGGTTCACGACGATAACTTTCGCgaatccggttcgaaggaccataTGATTTTACGCGGTCCGAAAAGCGTCGGAGAGAACAACGGAATTTCCTTCGGATGGATAAAACAGGATGCCAGGAAAAGCAAATGTCGGAGCCGACGCGCTTTCTCGGATACCAACAAAGTCAGAAGATCTAAAGTCTATGATATTGACGGTAAATACACGCTCGATGACGAATAAACTCAAGCAAACAATAATTCCAGACGTTTGAACGAAACCAACAATGAGATTGATCACCCCATTGTTTGGCGAACTGAAAACCCGTCTGAAGTCAACAAATTACTCAAACTGCATTGTGAGGTGCACCAACGCAATcagttgaaaattattttaacgAACCACAACCAGGGAAAAAACCTTAGGTTTAGTAATAGTACCATTGAAATATAATAATGGAAGTCGAACATTAGAGTTTGCACTTCTGGAAATTTCTATACTATTAAAAGATTACAAAAGAGATGAGGTAGCGCTACCAGAAGATGATATCTTCTTCAAATATTATTCCCTGCAAGCATTGAAGGAAATCGTAAAACATGCCATTTCCAGCTACaacattattatttacaaaccGCCACGGTT encodes:
- the LOC129720080 gene encoding uncharacterized protein LOC129720080, whose translation is MPQEIENAMEVYIRHVQNQHYQQEINRLERKGEVSRSSSLRQLKPYLDERHLLRVDGRLQLSELSYNTKHPILLPRHSILTALILHHEHHEQLHCGPQSLLSDARRRFWIVGGTSAARKTCRSCVECMRARPAQLHQLMGQIPVDRLAPNHPFYITGIDYAGPVDIINRRTRGATSSKGYIALFVCFCTRAVHLEAVSDLSTSAFIAAFTRFSSRYGLPSRIHSDNATNFRGADRKFRELYQHINETERNDQVTEFFSNKGIEWKFMMRDPHITGASGRQA
- the LOC129720081 gene encoding uncharacterized protein LOC129720081 — its product is MTLIENPPNDAIYLPHHCVVKESSFTTKYRVVYDAAAKTTCGLSLNDILMAGPVLQDSLVDILLRFRFPLIVFAGDTKQMYCMIKLADCDYLCIVWRWDSNEPVQAYRLNTVTYWTKSASYLATKCLQQLLESYRQQYPTAVGNAERGTYVDDVLLGADSEEEAVLLRLQVTKIFASGGFHLRKWTSNSAAVLQDIPAEDIEMQLPIELNDTRTSKALGIHWQPCSDVFQFSSSTHKIFQPTKRTMLSQITSVCDPLGLLAPIVIKAKMVMHQLWELKVDWDETPPGELVQNWLVSVQSLSDLNLLQVPRRVIGMRQASRVYLHGYSDASERAMGACLYIRVIGDCGNTSSHLLCAKSKTAPIGNGRTTLPRLELCAAVTLSRLIAM